Proteins from one Syntrophobacterales bacterium genomic window:
- a CDS encoding transposase zinc-binding domain-containing protein, which yields MSAPAAVYRPRNPQLSDYYRCVEDNFETFIQIYDEHFSRQYGFWRPYVEQVIYRYLDCGNLRNGFARVKCKDCGHEYLLAFSCKRRHFCPSCHQKRVVENEV from the coding sequence ATGTCCGCTCCTGCCGCTGTTTATCGCCCCCGGAATCCACAGTTATCCGATTATTATCGTTGCGTGGAGGACAATTTTGAGACCTTTATCCAAATCTATGATGAACATTTCTCACGGCAGTACGGCTTCTGGCGGCCTTATGTCGAGCAGGTGATCTATCGCTATCTTGATTGCGGAAATTTGCGAAACGGGTTTGCCCGTGTGAAATGCAAAGACTGCGGCCACGAATACCTTCTGGCATTCTCCTGCAAGCGCCGTCATTTTTGCCCATCATGCCATCAGAAGCGCGTGGTGGAAAACGAAGTTTAA